A portion of the Paenibacillus sp. PvR098 genome contains these proteins:
- a CDS encoding MFS transporter: protein MERWKVNLIVLWLGQFLVMSGMTMIIPFLPLYIQEMGIHDPHEVAMWAGIIFAGNFVTAFIFQPIWGGLADRFGRKVMLLRSGFGMSVVMMFMGLASAPLHLLLLRMANGVISGFMPAAVALVSANTPRERMGFAMGTLQSGSVAGTILGPLFGGLMAEWFGFRPIFYITGGLLFAASLLAAFMVKETFDLEKAKNNPKMTIFSGFRELIRTRELPALYSVTFVIQFSILSSMPLIPLFVQELHGSGQLLAFYAGLVGSVTGFSNMIASPLLGRLGDRLGSHRILAIALIGTGLAFIPQVFVTNIWQLLASRFLLGIFMGGLIPSVQTLIRQYTPSGMESRSYSFNTSALALGNMLGPVIGGAVSGWIGIRGIFLTAAVLLLLNALWVRLSLYHRKQEHEPGL from the coding sequence TTGGAACGTTGGAAAGTCAACTTAATCGTACTATGGCTGGGACAATTTTTGGTCATGTCCGGCATGACCATGATCATACCCTTCTTGCCCTTATATATTCAGGAAATGGGGATTCATGATCCGCACGAAGTGGCTATGTGGGCCGGTATTATTTTTGCCGGTAACTTCGTCACTGCATTTATCTTTCAGCCGATCTGGGGAGGGCTTGCCGACCGGTTCGGACGCAAAGTCATGCTCCTTCGTTCGGGCTTCGGTATGTCGGTCGTCATGATGTTCATGGGACTGGCCTCCGCCCCACTGCATTTGCTGCTGCTTCGCATGGCTAACGGTGTGATCTCGGGCTTCATGCCGGCTGCCGTTGCCTTGGTCTCGGCGAATACGCCTCGTGAGCGGATGGGCTTTGCTATGGGAACCTTGCAATCCGGCAGTGTGGCAGGGACGATTCTCGGACCGCTGTTCGGGGGACTGATGGCCGAATGGTTCGGGTTTCGGCCTATTTTTTACATTACCGGAGGGTTATTGTTCGCCGCTTCTCTGCTCGCCGCGTTCATGGTGAAAGAGACGTTCGACTTGGAAAAGGCCAAAAACAATCCCAAAATGACCATTTTCAGCGGCTTTCGCGAGCTGATCCGGACTCGTGAACTCCCAGCTCTGTATTCCGTTACCTTCGTCATCCAATTTTCCATATTGAGCTCCATGCCGCTGATCCCCTTGTTCGTACAGGAGCTTCACGGCAGTGGGCAACTGCTCGCCTTCTATGCCGGTCTTGTCGGGTCGGTGACCGGGTTCTCGAACATGATCGCATCACCGCTGCTAGGCAGACTAGGAGATCGGCTGGGATCACACCGTATTCTGGCAATCGCTTTAATCGGCACGGGATTAGCCTTTATACCGCAGGTATTCGTAACCAACATCTGGCAGCTGCTGGCCTCACGCTTCTTGTTGGGTATCTTTATGGGAGGCCTAATTCCTTCTGTACAAACATTAATACGGCAGTATACTCCAAGCGGAATGGAAAGCCGTTCATACAGCTTTAATACGAGCGCCTTGGCCTTGGGGAACATGCTTGGACCCGTGATCGGGGGAGCCGTCTCGGGTTGGATCGGCATTAGGGGTATTTTCTTGACGGCCGCCGTGCTGCTGCTGCTTAACGCACTATGGGTCCGCCTTTCTCTATACCACAGAAAGCAAGAACATGAACCAGGCTTGTAG
- a CDS encoding metallophosphoesterase family protein, with protein MDKIAIISDIHGNLQALDAVVRDIRSRRIERIICLGDLVGKGPQPCEAVDWIRELCEVTVQGNWDHGINLPQQKESGLWQQKRLGTERLRYLLELPFFADLRMSGRRIRLLHASSRSVYHRVLRKANKKEKLAMFENTEHTGGFLQTELTPDVIGYGDIHVPFLQTLKSEQIKGLLLFNTGSVGAPYDGLTQASYTILEGTADGNEEAPFSVQSVRVPYDIEQAIAVAQQVGIPELERFRYEQRTGLEQ; from the coding sequence ATGGACAAAATCGCGATCATCTCCGACATCCACGGTAACCTGCAGGCGCTGGACGCTGTTGTACGGGACATACGCAGCCGCCGGATTGAGCGCATCATTTGTCTCGGCGACTTGGTCGGTAAAGGCCCTCAGCCATGTGAAGCAGTGGATTGGATTCGCGAGCTATGCGAAGTTACGGTGCAGGGCAACTGGGATCACGGGATCAACCTGCCGCAGCAGAAGGAATCTGGCTTATGGCAGCAGAAGCGGCTTGGAACGGAACGGCTGCGTTATTTGCTGGAGCTGCCTTTCTTCGCAGATCTAAGGATGAGCGGCAGGCGCATCCGCTTGCTTCATGCTTCCTCCCGGAGCGTATATCATCGTGTCCTGCGGAAGGCCAACAAGAAAGAAAAGCTAGCTATGTTCGAGAACACCGAGCATACCGGAGGATTTCTGCAAACGGAGCTCACACCTGATGTGATCGGCTATGGGGATATTCATGTTCCGTTCTTGCAGACACTGAAATCCGAGCAAATCAAGGGGCTTCTGTTATTCAATACGGGCAGCGTCGGCGCGCCGTACGACGGACTGACGCAGGCCAGCTATACCATTCTCGAGGGTACGGCGGACGGCAATGAGGAAGCTCCGTTCTCTGTACAATCGGTACGCGTCCCTTACGATATCGAGCAAGCTATTGCCGTTGCACAGCAGGTCGGAATTCCCGAGCTGGAGAGATTTCGTTATGAGCAGAGAACCGGGTTGGAACAGTAA
- a CDS encoding CapA family protein gives MLGFKLGLMTLLTIGSFVYLMHWLDRPQGTQGGEATAEAKTSDPYGGVQQPRQPDTAKPPAANEDDGANVAPASERAAHVNMAFVGDIMFAGKVKELLTQHGYEYPFKYVHSYLEKADITVANLETPITTRGTAEEKTYAYRSSPLALPELKKAGVDLVNLANNHSMDYGVQGLLDTLDHLDMEGIQRVGAGRNAEEAYRHVTMDHNGMKIAFLGFSRVIHSTSWYAGNSRPGLAETYTTKLPLEAIKKAREEADLVVVIAHWGEERNNRPIKVQTDLARQYIDQGADLVVASHPHVLQGFEQYKGKWIAYSLGNFIFTTNENPATWESLILEASCSKERGCDLQLVPILTKWAQPIRMVEEDGRKLFEKLTNISVNAHVDAKGRITVAPGPPKVPVPVADQKPAVKSPVNEVKKPTDSNKDVGSGTAGETGKKTDNDTSKPGEASKPGSTTKPSETSKSNGTSKPDETTKPGESTQSGSSAKPERTTAPEEQNHPDSQQR, from the coding sequence ATGTTAGGATTTAAACTCGGTTTGATGACTCTTCTGACGATAGGATCATTCGTTTATTTGATGCATTGGCTGGATCGGCCGCAGGGAACTCAAGGCGGAGAAGCGACCGCGGAGGCGAAGACGTCGGATCCATACGGGGGCGTGCAGCAGCCTCGGCAGCCGGATACGGCCAAGCCGCCAGCGGCTAATGAGGACGATGGGGCGAATGTGGCTCCGGCAAGTGAGAGAGCGGCGCACGTGAATATGGCCTTTGTCGGCGATATCATGTTCGCGGGTAAGGTGAAAGAACTCTTGACGCAGCACGGATACGAATATCCGTTTAAATATGTTCATTCTTATCTGGAGAAGGCGGATATTACCGTTGCCAATCTGGAGACTCCGATTACGACCCGAGGTACAGCGGAAGAGAAGACTTATGCGTACCGGTCTTCGCCATTAGCGCTTCCCGAGCTTAAGAAAGCCGGGGTCGATCTCGTCAATCTGGCGAACAATCATAGCATGGACTATGGGGTTCAGGGTTTGTTGGATACGTTGGATCATCTGGATATGGAGGGGATCCAACGAGTAGGTGCTGGTAGAAATGCTGAAGAAGCGTACCGTCACGTCACCATGGATCACAATGGGATGAAAATTGCATTCCTCGGGTTTAGCCGTGTCATACATTCGACTAGCTGGTACGCGGGCAATAGCAGGCCCGGGCTGGCCGAAACCTATACCACCAAGCTTCCTTTAGAGGCCATAAAGAAAGCCAGAGAAGAAGCGGATCTCGTTGTTGTTATCGCTCATTGGGGAGAAGAACGCAATAATCGTCCCATTAAAGTGCAGACCGATCTGGCCAGACAATATATCGATCAAGGTGCGGATCTGGTTGTGGCGAGCCATCCCCATGTGCTGCAGGGCTTCGAGCAGTACAAGGGGAAATGGATTGCGTACAGCCTTGGCAACTTCATTTTTACAACCAATGAAAATCCCGCTACGTGGGAGAGCCTGATTCTGGAAGCCTCCTGCTCGAAGGAAAGAGGCTGCGATTTGCAGCTTGTGCCTATTTTGACCAAGTGGGCCCAGCCGATCCGTATGGTGGAGGAGGATGGACGCAAGCTCTTCGAGAAATTGACGAACATCTCCGTCAATGCGCACGTTGATGCGAAAGGCCGTATTACTGTTGCACCCGGACCACCCAAAGTACCGGTGCCCGTGGCGGATCAGAAACCAGCAGTCAAATCTCCCGTGAATGAAGTAAAGAAGCCGACCGATTCCAATAAAGACGTCGGGTCGGGGACAGCAGGGGAGACAGGGAAGAAAACGGATAACGATACAAGCAAGCCGGGTGAAGCATCGAAGCCTGGCAGTACAACCAAGCCAAGTGAAACGTCGAAATCGAACGGGACGTCTAAACCGGATGAGACAACGAAACCGGGAGAATCTACGCAGTCTGGAAGCTCCGCCAAACCGGAACGTACGACTGCTCCCGAAGAGCAAAATCACCCTGACTCACAGCAAAGGTGA
- a CDS encoding DUF92 domain-containing protein, producing the protein MAELLAGLVGSMLIAGVAYWKKSLSITGLGAAVLLGTLMYAAGSLPWFGTLIVFFITSSALSKWKSRRKAAAESVYAKSGRRDAGQVLANGGLGLALCIGHWLIPHPIWWAAFVGVMATVTADTWATEIGGVSRTAPRSIVSLRIVEPGTSGGVTPLGLAASAAGGLFIGGTAWLLTLLSPQAFHGDAGSAAALCAIGLGGGLAGSLADSWLGAVCQVMYRCRVCGKEMEKNRHCEAAAVRIRGHEVMTNDTVNALSSLIGGVISLVLWLWIV; encoded by the coding sequence ATGGCAGAATTGCTGGCAGGACTCGTGGGCAGCATGCTTATCGCAGGAGTTGCCTACTGGAAAAAATCACTATCGATTACAGGCCTGGGAGCGGCCGTATTGCTCGGCACGCTGATGTATGCGGCGGGCAGCCTTCCTTGGTTTGGGACCTTGATCGTCTTTTTTATTACCTCATCGGCGTTGTCCAAGTGGAAAAGCCGCAGAAAAGCGGCTGCGGAGAGCGTTTATGCCAAGTCGGGCAGGCGTGACGCAGGTCAGGTCCTGGCGAACGGCGGGTTGGGGCTTGCGCTTTGCATCGGTCATTGGTTGATTCCGCACCCGATTTGGTGGGCCGCTTTTGTCGGCGTGATGGCCACGGTCACCGCAGACACTTGGGCCACGGAAATCGGCGGAGTCAGCCGCACGGCTCCCAGATCCATCGTCAGCCTGCGCATCGTAGAGCCCGGGACGTCCGGCGGCGTCACACCGCTCGGGCTCGCCGCCTCAGCGGCAGGTGGGCTGTTCATCGGTGGCACGGCTTGGCTGCTCACGTTGCTGTCGCCTCAAGCCTTCCATGGCGACGCTGGTTCCGCAGCAGCTTTATGCGCCATTGGACTGGGCGGAGGCTTGGCCGGATCACTGGCGGACTCCTGGCTCGGCGCGGTATGCCAAGTCATGTACCGCTGCCGGGTGTGCGGTAAAGAAATGGAAAAAAACCGCCACTGCGAGGCAGCGGCGGTTCGCATCAGGGGACATGAAGTGATGACGAACGATACGGTTAACGCCTTAAGTTCATTGATCGGCGGCGTTATCTCCTTGGTATTGTGGCTTTGGATCGTTTAG
- a CDS encoding M20 family metallopeptidase, whose product MPTILRLLEESVNIDSPSADKRQNDLIADWYTREFQRLTGGRVVRIPNETYGDRLLCEVGSGEKQILLVGHYDTVWPLGEAKRRPFRIEDDRAYGPGVYDMKAGLLQAIFAVKALLDSGRFPADKKVVLLMNSDEELGSPTSRAFIEEQAKRSAAAFVLEPPMEPSGALKTARKGSGRYKLNVQGISAHAGVNPEKGVSAIHELACQIQRLHALTDYSLGTTVNIGVIRGGIGSNVIAEHAEGEIDVRVGTSAEADRIEEELNGLVPVLPQAQLTLTGRMMRPPMERTERTAELFALAQDIARTEHGVELTETHTGGVSDGNFTAAVGTPTLDGLGARGDYAHSPDEYIRLDEMPFRTALLAELIRRC is encoded by the coding sequence ATGCCCACTATACTCCGACTGCTTGAGGAGAGCGTGAATATCGATTCGCCGTCTGCAGACAAGCGGCAGAACGATTTGATTGCCGATTGGTACACGCGTGAATTTCAACGGCTGACCGGAGGGCGGGTCGTTCGCATTCCGAACGAAACGTATGGAGACCGCCTTTTGTGTGAAGTCGGCAGCGGAGAGAAACAGATTCTTCTGGTGGGTCATTATGACACGGTTTGGCCGCTCGGGGAAGCAAAGCGACGGCCATTCCGCATCGAGGACGACCGGGCTTACGGTCCAGGGGTCTACGATATGAAAGCAGGTCTGCTGCAGGCTATATTTGCGGTTAAGGCGCTGCTGGATTCCGGCCGATTCCCGGCGGATAAGAAAGTCGTTTTGCTCATGAACAGCGACGAAGAGCTGGGCAGCCCGACGTCCCGAGCTTTTATCGAGGAGCAGGCGAAGCGGTCTGCCGCTGCATTCGTGCTCGAGCCTCCGATGGAGCCGAGCGGAGCTCTCAAGACAGCCCGCAAAGGCAGTGGACGCTATAAGCTGAACGTACAGGGTATCTCGGCGCATGCCGGGGTTAACCCGGAGAAAGGCGTCTCCGCCATTCATGAGCTGGCATGTCAGATTCAACGCCTTCATGCGCTTACGGACTACTCGTTGGGAACTACGGTGAACATAGGCGTGATCCGCGGCGGTATCGGCAGTAATGTTATTGCGGAGCATGCCGAAGGAGAAATTGATGTGCGTGTGGGGACCTCAGCCGAGGCGGACCGTATTGAGGAGGAGCTTAACGGACTCGTGCCGGTGCTGCCTCAAGCTCAGCTTACGCTTACAGGCCGGATGATGCGTCCACCGATGGAGCGAACCGAGCGGACGGCGGAGCTGTTCGCGCTGGCGCAGGATATCGCCCGGACAGAGCATGGAGTTGAACTGACGGAGACGCATACCGGGGGCGTGAGCGACGGCAATTTCACCGCCGCAGTCGGTACCCCGACTTTGGATGGATTGGGTGCAAGAGGCGACTATGCCCATTCTCCGGATGAGTATATTCGGCTCGACGAGATGCCGTTCCGCACCGCTTTGCTTGCGGAGCTGATCCGGCGCTGTTAG
- a CDS encoding HD domain-containing phosphohydrolase translates to MNEADIIDQVEFKKDLEPQDMLRVIFDYAAKIANERKLDQLLMLMADMGREMVVSDRCTVWLLDRHKKELYSTVAHGVPPLRMPMDAGLVGHAVSSGKPIYIDDAYTNEEFKEVLQSGAIAMDKQTGYRTKTLMVIPFRNNEGEIMGAYQAVNKLTENERFSQKDLDYLTLAASYAGKSIEAALLTIEIEETQKEIIFTMGEIGESRSKETGNHVKRVAEYSYILARSLGMSEKEAELLKIASPMHDIGKVAIPDAVLKKPGKLTNEEFDRMKTHTTIGYHLLKNSKRQILKTAAIVAYQHHEKWNGSGYPCGLRGEEIHIYGRITAIADVFDALGSDRVYKKAWELDRILNLFQEERGEHFDPKVVDVFIVQLPSILKAREVYSDLALEGVAEGYR, encoded by the coding sequence TTGAACGAAGCGGATATTATAGATCAAGTGGAGTTTAAAAAGGATTTGGAACCCCAGGACATGCTCCGAGTTATTTTTGATTATGCGGCCAAAATAGCGAACGAACGCAAGCTTGATCAACTGCTGATGCTTATGGCCGATATGGGACGCGAGATGGTTGTTTCCGATCGCTGTACCGTATGGCTGCTTGATCGTCATAAGAAAGAGCTGTACTCCACCGTAGCCCATGGCGTACCACCGCTGCGTATGCCAATGGACGCCGGTCTTGTGGGCCATGCCGTAAGCTCCGGTAAACCGATATATATCGACGATGCTTACACTAACGAGGAATTCAAAGAAGTTCTGCAAAGCGGCGCCATTGCCATGGACAAGCAAACCGGTTACCGCACGAAGACACTGATGGTGATCCCCTTTCGTAATAACGAAGGGGAAATTATGGGGGCTTACCAGGCCGTCAACAAGCTGACGGAGAACGAACGGTTCTCGCAGAAGGATCTGGATTATTTGACCTTGGCCGCTTCCTATGCCGGCAAATCGATCGAAGCTGCGCTGCTTACGATCGAAATCGAGGAAACGCAGAAGGAAATTATTTTTACGATGGGGGAGATCGGCGAAAGTCGCTCTAAGGAAACAGGAAACCACGTTAAGCGGGTAGCGGAGTACTCTTATATACTTGCCCGTAGTCTGGGTATGAGCGAAAAAGAGGCGGAACTGCTCAAAATCGCATCCCCTATGCACGATATCGGCAAAGTGGCGATTCCTGACGCGGTTCTAAAAAAGCCAGGCAAGCTCACGAACGAAGAATTCGACAGAATGAAAACGCACACGACAATCGGCTATCATCTGCTCAAAAATTCCAAACGTCAAATTTTGAAAACAGCTGCCATCGTCGCCTATCAGCACCACGAGAAGTGGAACGGCAGTGGTTATCCGTGCGGGCTGCGCGGCGAGGAAATCCATATCTATGGTCGAATTACCGCCATTGCCGACGTGTTCGATGCACTTGGAAGCGATCGCGTGTATAAGAAAGCTTGGGAGCTCGACCGCATTTTGAATTTGTTCCAGGAGGAGCGCGGTGAACACTTCGATCCTAAGGTGGTCGACGTATTTATCGTGCAGCTGCCCAGCATATTGAAGGCTCGTGAGGTTTATTCCGACTTGGCCCTGGAGGGTGTGGCTGAGGGATATCGTTAA
- a CDS encoding ABC transporter permease: MKRITPLGVITFFVVLFVISPLLVIIPTSLTSTRYLSFPPVGFSFDWYVRIFDRPEFVESFWFSLQLATLTAVLSTLLGTIAGLALHKYKFPGRGVINGLLLSPLTVPALIIGIAALLFFTRIGLAGTFTGLLLAHILISIPYVVRLVLTGLSSFDYTLERAAYILGAKPINVFWDITMPIIKPAIMSGAIFAFLTSFDNVTVSLFLVSPTTTTLPMAIFSYMQETLDPLVASISSVVILLSLVFIILLERVYGLDRLFGSKSQSH; the protein is encoded by the coding sequence ATGAAACGAATCACTCCGCTCGGAGTCATCACCTTTTTTGTCGTTTTGTTTGTCATATCGCCATTGTTGGTCATTATCCCGACTTCACTAACCTCGACTAGATATTTGTCGTTTCCACCGGTCGGTTTTTCTTTCGACTGGTATGTAAGAATATTCGACCGTCCGGAATTTGTCGAATCCTTCTGGTTCAGCTTGCAGCTCGCGACACTCACGGCTGTGCTTTCTACGCTGCTCGGAACAATTGCGGGTCTTGCATTGCATAAATACAAATTTCCCGGGAGAGGCGTAATCAACGGACTTTTGCTGTCACCTCTTACCGTACCTGCGCTGATCATCGGTATTGCGGCTTTGCTCTTCTTCACGAGGATCGGGCTGGCCGGAACATTCACGGGTCTTCTGTTGGCGCATATCTTGATATCAATTCCTTATGTCGTACGTCTGGTGCTCACGGGGCTCAGTTCCTTCGATTATACGCTGGAGCGTGCCGCTTACATATTGGGTGCGAAGCCGATCAATGTCTTTTGGGATATAACGATGCCGATTATTAAACCGGCGATCATGTCAGGAGCGATTTTCGCATTCTTGACCTCGTTTGACAACGTTACGGTGTCGCTTTTCTTGGTATCGCCGACGACGACTACGCTCCCAATGGCCATTTTCAGCTATATGCAGGAAACGCTTGACCCGCTTGTAGCTTCTATATCATCGGTTGTTATTTTGTTAAGTCTAGTGTTTATCATATTATTGGAACGTGTGTACGGTTTGGATCGGCTGTTCGGTTCGAAATCGCAGTCCCACTAA